In Phocoena phocoena chromosome 3, mPhoPho1.1, whole genome shotgun sequence, the DNA window aagatgtagagaatagaaaaacaatggagaaaatcaataaaatcaaaggTTGGTTCCTTTAAAAGCTTTTGTTAGTCTGGTCAAGAAAAATACGATAAAAGACTATGAACTAAAGTGGTGACATTACTACTAACagaaataattacagaaataaaaagaatacatataaaaatcagctgtatttctatacagtcaatgaacaatctgaaagtgaaattcagaagacaattccatttacaatagcatcaaaaactaCTTCAGAATATTTAACAAAAGGAGTGcaaaaataatattctaaaacTACAACACACTGTTGAAAGGGGTTAAAGCatgcctaaataaatgaaaagacattccAGGTTCATGAATTGGAAGGCATGATgctgttaagatggcaatattacccaaattgatctacagattcaacattatccctatcaaaatcccagctggcttctttgcagaaattgaaaGCTGACGCTAAATTTCATATGGAAAGGCAAgggacccaaaatagccaaaacaaccttgaaaaagaataacaagttTGGgagactcacacttcccaatttaaAACTTACCATGAAGCAATAATAAACACAATAGTGTAGTCGGGCATAGGCCAGACATATAGATATATGGAATAGAATTTagcacccagaaataaacccttacatttatggtcGACTGATTTTAAACAAGGGTGCTGAAaacattcaatggggaaaaataattttttcaaaacgTGGAACTTGGGCAACCGGATATTCacacaaaagaatcaaactggacccctatctcacaccataatcaaaaattaactcaaaacagctGATTGACCCAAATGTAAGGGCTAAAATGACAAAATGCGTAGAGGGAAACAAAGAGGTGAATTTTTGTGACCTTAGATTAGGCAacgattaaaaaaatagataaactgaacatcaaaattaaaaacacttgtGCTTCAAAAGATGCCATCTaggaagtgaaaagaaaacatatggattgggagaaaatatttgcaaatcatatatctgataagagatttttaccagaatacataaagaactcttacagctcaaaaattaaacaacaaacaacacaaaaACGGGGCAAAGAatttaaagagacatttctccaaagatatacaaatgaccagtaagcacatgaaacgAAGGTCAACAtcttagtcattagggaaagtaaatcaaacccacaatgaggtatcacttcatacctAACAgggtggctaaaataaaaaagacacacaaTAACAAGTATTAGCAAGAATGTGGAGACATTGGCGCTCTCATACTTTGGTcaaaggaatgcaaaatggtgtagcTACTTTGGCAGTTCTCCAGAAGTTTAactatagagttaccatatgaccctgaaATTCTGCTCCTAGGTACATACACAAGagaattggaaaaatatattcacacaaaaacttgttcaGGAATGTACACAGCAGCATTAATCATAATAGCCACAAAGTTGCaacaactcaaatgtctttcAACTTATGACTAGATAAGTAAACGTGATATATCCACACAACAGACtaatactcagcaataaaaaggaatgaagtactgatacatgtgaCAAcacggataaaccttgaaaacattacccaaagtgaaagaagccagtcacaaaaggccatatcttgtatgattccatttacatgaaatgttcagaattggcacatccatagagacagaaagtagattagtagtcgCCAGGCTAGGTAGGGGTGGGTTAATGAGaagtgactactaatgggtatagggtttcttttgggagtcatgaaaatgttctgaaattagatagtggtaatggttacaaaactctgtgaatatgctaaagatcactgaactgtatatttaaaagacAATTTTATGCTATAtgattacatctcaataaagctattataaaaagCTCAATTCGGGGCATTCTTCTGTAAGAGTCCTGAGTAACCAGCCTCTACTTGAATACTTGTAATGATAACACTCTCTCATCTACATAGGGTAGACTACTCCATTTTTGGACAGttcttttgaaaattgttttcctAAGCATTAAATTCCCCACCATCTACCACAGTACCCAGTACATCAGAAGGGCTCCTATAGTAGAATAAAATGCTGGATCAACATTTCatagtgatatttttaaatgaaaaaagtaacaTGAGAGTATATTATGTAACAGAGCTTCTATCATAATCCCACTTAAGTAACTAAAAATGTGCAAATTATATATACctaacatatatttaatatagagAGGATATGTATCATATATAATCTTTCATATGGATAGAATATTTCTTGatggatatttaaaaatctttaagtaGTTACTTCTGAAGAGTCTTAGGGAAAGGGAGGTTGCAATAAGACctttatttttcaactataaccttcagtactggtttaattttttttttaccataagcaaatattataatagaattttaaacaacttaaattttaggaaaaaaatttatttttgatttgggTGGTAATCCCTGATATTCCAGTTCACTATCTGTGACTTGGGTCCTTATCAGTGCAAACTCCCTGATAAAAGACCCACTCTGTTCTGTAGCTAATGCTCTGTAGGCCAGGCTCTAAACAGGCGGTTGGAAAGGGAATCTGAGGTTCCACTGACGGCCGTCTGCCGACTGTAATTGTCACTGAAGACCAGAAAGTCTGCCTCCAAGTTGCAAGCACCATTTTTCCCTTACCTGAATCCTGTGCAAAGAAACCAAGGGCTCCCTCGGGCAAACTCCCTCATTCTCCATCTGAATCTCCTCTCTGGCAGCCAAGTCAGCCAAGTCAGTGTGCAGCCTGCAGCTCAGGGCTGTAAGCTAGgggactaaataaataatttactaacTACTTGGCTGCCCACACAAACATGTATGTCTCCCTGTTCTATGCCAGACACGAGGTCTGCCCAGATGGAGTTTATAGTTACTACATCAAGACCTTCTGAAGCTACTGCAGAGTCTTTCAAAACCCCCAaaagtttaggtctttgatcttgAAGCCTCACAtctttaagaatctgcctccaaACTTCAAGACTCTCTGGAGGAATTCTTATACTAATAGGGCTATTGCCGGTGTCAGCATAGCATAGCTGGCTGGTCCTAGGCCTAACATTTTAGAACTAGAAGGCACCTCATTCAATTTAACCTTATAAATGGGGCAACCAAGAGACTTCTTTAAGGACATGTTATTAGCTCATGGCAGGCTCAGGTTTCCTGACTCCTAATCCAGTTTTGGtcactcctctccctctctgtggcCTGTGACTTCCTCCAGACACTTCTTGGAGCAAGCGCAGCCCCACTCCTTCTCTCCTATCACTCCCATCACCTAAGAAGTCCAGCGGTCCTTCACACTGCCTTAAGAAAGGCCTCTGCACTCTGTGTTGAGAGCATCCAGGGCTTACTCTTTGGTTTCCCCCTTAGGATTTCAGTGGGTTTTGACGACTGGAGGTGGGAGGAAGGCTGTGAACAAAGGATGGCAGTTGGGTAGGTGGACTGGACAGTGATTAATCAGAGACTGAACTTGTACACAGGGAGGGGTGGCAATAAACCTGACCCATGTTTGCCCCCCATACTCCAGTTCCTTAAAAGTCAGCTTTCCCAAAGCCCATTCTGACTATGCCTCCCCATGAATATATGACTATTTCATCTCTAAGGTGAATTCAAGCATACCTTCTGGATCTGCTCCAAAACCATACAAACTCCTAGGGTGTTCTGAATAGAAGCATGGTACGGCTGGGGCCCAACTTCCTGTCCCCTCACAGGCTGCAAGGATCCAAAACTCCCTTCCTGGGACTAAAGCAATGGGATATTTGGAGGATACCTGATTCTTATAAGAGAGGGACgagatgagggagagggagacagaacgggagagagaaagagaaagagagaattcgTTATCTGATTATTAGTGATCTGACGGACCAGGTGCCCAAGTTACCACGTTGCCTAGAAAAGCAAAAATTGTCAGTTAAATAGCTTCTCCTCAATCACCTCTCTCTGCTCAGCACTAGCAATTATCCCTGCTCTACATTAGCAGTCAGTCATAATTATGAATACAATGTTACAATGCTAATCTGTCACAAAGTGAAATTAAATATCTTGCAAACCATGTAGAATTTAAAGGAATCAATTAAAGGCTTGTTAGAAAGCAGAACTGCAGGCCATGGCACTGGCAAATGAGGATCAGGTAGATTTGACCAGTAAAAGatagaaaagggaaaatcagCAAAAGATGGAAGGATAATCCACTTGAGAATAATTTAAATATCAAAGGGTGAAAAAAAAGGCTTCGATAAAAAGTTAAGTTTTGGGATATTTTTGCAAAAATGAGTCTTTCTAAGAGAGTGCTAAAAGTCAATCACAAAACAGAGGAGGTTTAATTGTGCCATTATACAGTTCTGTCAACACAATTAAGCTGAAAAGTTAACAGTTCTTTTGTTGTGTATTTATTCTACAACTTAGTGCATAGTTGCGATGACAACCTAAGCTTCTTaactaaaaagtgaaaataaacttaGTTTCATCCTTtccagtttcattttatttatttatttatttatttttgcgatacacggaactctcactgttgtggcctctcccgctgcagagcactcACGGGCACTCACGGGcagagccgctccgcggcatgtgggatcctcccggaccggggcgcaaacccgcgtccccctgcatcggcaggcggactctcaaccactgcaccaccagggaagccctccagtttCATTTTAAAGGTAAGTTTCCAATCAAAAATTTTTACTGTGAAATTTTGCACCCCtgttttctgtgcatttatttacGTTGGTCGTTTCTCTAATACCAACTTCCTCAGGTAACGAAGACCTCCTGAGGGTTTCACAGTCCTCAGTGTAACTGCCACCTCTCTGAATTATGCACCCTCAGCCACATTCACTTGATAGGTTGTTATAGAAACACACAGGTAATTGTAACATAACCAACATGACTGAGCCCTAtctaccaggcactgttccaagtacCCCATGTGCATTAACTGGTGAGGAAgcggaggcacagagaagggtaaaaacttgccccaagtcacacagtaagtgatGGATGGCACTGAGTTTGCTACGTGGCTGCAGAGACCACGTTGTTTTCCACGATGCCATAAACATATCACGTGCATTTGGACTTGACTTCATGAGGGAAAGAATACTGATTCTCCTTAAGGAAGAAAAGATGTTCTAGAATTATCCCTGAGCTTGGACTCACCTGGCCGTATTTAGGTTCCGATAGAGCTGCCCAAGGGACTCCAGCAGCCTCCCCTCCATCTCCCGGTCCCTGAGTTGCTGAGCCAGGGCCAGCCAGTGCTCGTGGTAGGTGATACATGCCTCGGGGCTTGGGGACACAGAGCTGTAGAAATGGCAGAGGGATTTGGTGACCTGAAGCTGACCTGAACATAAAGCAGGGACACGGATGAGATGACTAGAGATAGGACAAAGGAAAAAGTGTCTTCTAACACTTATCTCTAAAGCATCCCAGCAGCATGGGATATACTCACTCTTCAGGTGTTGATGCCTTAATCCAAACAGCAATGCCATTTCGTAACAAAAGCGGCCACTGGCCAGCTGGCGTCGGTACACCTCAACTTGGGCCAACCAGAGAAGCACCTGTACTAATTCCATGTCTGTCTCCATGCTGGCCTGGAGTTTAGAATAGAGTTGCACCGCCTGCAGAAGATAGTCCCTGGCTGGCTGCTGAGCCCAGGATTTAAGGGTCAGATGGCCAAGATTGGCCAAAGCCACCGCCTGGTTGCGCACATCCCTTGCCTCCTGAGCTCTGTTCAAGGCCCAAAGATAGCTGTTGGCTGCCCTGTTCACCCGGCCTTCACCTTGAAGTGCGAGTCCCAGGAGGTTATGGACTACTCCCTTTCGGGTAACACTCTCTGTCTCCTTCAGGGAGTATAAGAGTGGCTCAAGGATGTCCAAAGCCTTCTTTGCCTGGCTGGCTAAGAGATAGGCCCATGCCAAGCAGAGGGAAGACTCAAAAGCTTCCTGCTCACTCAGCAGCTGGCCTAGCATCAAGGCTTGGCTCAGGTAGTGGATGGCACCATCAGGAGACCTATGTTGGAGGTACACTTTGGACAGGATGAGACACAGGGTCCTCTGGGTGCTCTGATCCACCTGCTCCTCACAGGCAGCCAGTGCCTGCCTGAGTGCTGGGCACGCCAGGGCAGAGACTTCACCCCAGCTTGGGGAGGGGatgccaaggagcttggtggtgtTCTGGAGGACCAGGTGGACCTGCCAAATTGGAAGGGCCATCCCTGGGGTGCTCTGAGTACCACGTTGCCggacagaagccaccgcaaggtgTGGCAGGTATTTCTTGTCATAGAGAAAACTCAAGATAGTGGCTGCAGCATCCAAGGTGGGAGGGTGTCCAGCGAGGAGCTGCAGGCGCTCGGCGAAGGGCAGGACCTCATCGTGCCGGCCGAGGATTAGGAGCAATCGGACggccaggaagcaggctctggCCTCCAGGGGGCAGCTGCCCGACACGATGCCCTGTCTCAGCACATAGGCCACCACATCCAGCTCACTCTTGGCACTATACTCCCGGTCAGGCAGGCAGACCAACATGGCACCTGCCTTTTCCAACAGGCCCGAGCCTTTATGCCTCAGCCTCTGCCTCAGGTAGATGGCTGCCAAATTGATGTACAGGGCAGCCGCCAAGGATAGGTCCTTAAATGCCCCGTTGAGAATGTGGATGGCCTCCTCAAAGTACACCCTGGCCTGAGAGAGTTTGACCTTCCTAACACTTAGCCGGCCCAGGAGGAAGCAGAGCCGGGCATGGGCCCAGGTCATGTGGCTCCGCTTGGCCCACTTCCTCGAGGCCTCCAGGTAGGCCACGAGCTCATCCTCCTCAGAGTAGCTGTAGAAGGAAGTcgtgaggaaagagaaggaaaaatcatAGAGGCTCTTAAAGTGGTCAGCATAACCCTCGTGATCCAGAAAAGCCAATATGGGGGTGAAGTTctcagcctcctcctcctcctgaccGGTGTTCAGGTCCATGAGCAGCTCCGGGTCATCGAGGTCATCAGGCTCTGGCAGGTGGTAGGTGTCTGAGGCGGCTGAAAGGAGCTCCTCCTCCAGGCTGGAGTCCTCGGAGCTGCTGGACTGTCTGGAGCCCACGGCCTGATGCTCCTCCCAGGCTCCACCAGGCCGGGTCTCCTTGAAGCCTTCGGGCTGGGACGCTGTAAGGGACAGGCAGAATTGAGCAACTCTAAGTACCTGCAACTATGGTGGCCAGCTCTTGGCAAGAGGACAGGATGCTATCCTGCAGGACTGGAGGTCAGGTTCAGCATGATCTCTACTCACCGCTCAGGTCGTTTGGAAGACTCTGGATGGATTCAAACCCACCTGGATAGAGATGAAGGAAGAACCTATGTTAGGTCAGAATGGCCCAGTATGCTTATGCCTACAGGTGCTCCCTGACCAGTGGCCCCCTAGGAcactttgtgtttcagtttcaGACCATCTGCCATCCCTAAGGTACTAGGCAGCATCTTCCCTTCACCATCAACGCTGCAGGGACCTGAAGATCATCTTGTTTAACCCACTCACCTTACAGTTGGGAACTGAGGTAGAAACGAGAacagagtcagagaagaaaagccaGAAACACGAGCTCTATGACAAGAGGTGTGGGTATGGGtggcggggcagggggtggaaTCTGAAGGCCCAAATGTCTCAGCAAGTTTATGACAAAGCCATGAACAGAACTCCAAGGGCAGCGCACTCTGTGGCACGTGGCACTGCCTCCCATTTATGTGTGTAcagccttccttcttccttcctccattcaTTCATCATCCATCCACTcaacaaagactcagtgtgcACAACGTGCTTTGTAAATTTGACCGCATGAGGCGACCAAATGTACATAATGAAGAAAGGAAGGTGAAGAAGCATCTACAGTTCCTAAGTTTTGTTCCCTGAAGTACCTTGGTGGGATGAGGTGGGAGAAGGGACGGTCTCGAGCAGTTTTAGACGTTTTGAGTTTGCGGTACGTGCAGGAGTTCTAGCAGAGAATGAAACAGATCTGCGGCCAAGGAGAAAAGTGGAGACTTGCAAATATGGATTTGTGACTGACAACAGGTCACACAGAGTGGGTAAAAGTCCCAGAAGAAGGATTTGGAAGGAAATACAAAGCaggtgggggaggagtggggagaggggatttGTGAATGAGCCAGAAAAACTTCAGCATTTACTTGCAGATGGGAGTCAATGAAGGAGACTGAAAGGGCAGTctgtaaagagaaaagaggagtcAAGGAGACCAAGGTGGCTTAAGGTGCAGCCACCTAACATAAcaaaagtgaaataagacaagGTGAGAACCAAGAAGTCAACCTGGGGTTTGGCAGCAAAGAAGTTGACCCCCTTGGCTAAAGCAGCCACAGTGGAGCTTGTGGAGGCGAAGGCCAGGTTCATGCTCCATAGGACAAGGGCTGCTAGAAAGAAGATTCTACCTCTTCCTGGCAAAGAAGCAACAGCCAGCCACCTGTGCCTGCACTCTGAGCTCTCCAGTGCACTGTGAGGGTAGCAGGCCCCTCACCAAGTCAAGCCTCCACTTGCTATTCTCTAGGGAAGGCTTCTTCTGTGAGTGTCATTGCACATACTTAAGATCTGCAACCCCCAAAGGTCCCACAGCCAAACACAGCAGAGCTAGAGGGCTGGGCTCTGGAGAGCCGTTCATGCACCTGGCCCTCCCTGACGTTGCGGAACATGTGCCAGTCTTATGCAGTCATTTCTCTGCAGGCCATGACCACCGAGAGCACAAATGATGCATGAGTTACCAAAAAAATGCTTCCTCTGGGAAGAAGAATTACAGGGCATAGGCCTTGGGGGAGTTGGAATTTCCCAGTAAGATGCACCCTCTGCTGGTTGCTTGGTGCCAGGGATAGCCTGTGCAGCCATAAGGCGTAGCCCTGCACCCAGCAGAGTTGCACTCCTGGTCTGTAGATAAGAGCTAATGGACTGCCCGAGACCTGCCCCTGGACCTCTCTCAACCACTGGATCAACGATTGCCAGATACCCCAGATCCAAGCCTGTAGCCACCCTGCCTTCAAGGCAGACCCCAAGCAGTCCTTGATTTTTACACCTTTCAGACCTCCTGCCTACCAGGCTGCATTCACAGCTTCAGCTTCCTGGCTCAGCCTGGTGGGGCAGTGTGATCGGCTTGCGGCAAGAAAGTGCTGCCAGGGCTGGTGCTGATGCCTGGGTGAGGTGCTCTTCACAGATGTTCCTGTGCCTGGGAGAAACTCTGCAATTCCCACCTCTGCTCCGGGAGCTGGCCTGAGGGTCCCTTCTGCAGAACCTCTGGCTGCACCCATGAAATGTGTGCCATCTGATCTGGCCATACAGGAGCAGacacaccatcaccatcactgaAGAGACAGGAGAAACAGGAATCCCTCCTCAAACCCTGTCAATGAATGCACTTCCTGACACAGAGCAGTGGGCCCCtcccaaagtaaaagaaaagagtatcattcattcactcagtcagtCATTCAGGCACTGCTGAaaactgtgctaggcactgaggtCCCTCACCCACCAAAAGCTAACACATCCAACGGTCCAATGTCATTTTGTGTCAGGGGCAGTGTGGTGAAGTAGGGACTGTCCTGACGAGAAGATAGGGGAGGGCAGTTCTTATCCTGGCTCAGGCACTAATTcacttgggcctcagtttcctaatctgtaaaataagaggAGAAGTCATCTCTTAGGGTCCTTCTAGCTATGACACTCTATGGCTCCACCTTTATTACTGGGGAGCCAGACCTACTTCAGCCCTAGAAGGAAAACCCTCAGTCACAACTCAGGAAGTTTTCTTCTCCAGGATTAGAATGGGAGGCTCAATATGGCCAGCCTCCCATGCTATAGCTGAGTTGATTTCATCACATCTCAGAGTTTCTAGGCAGCAAGTCCCCCTCCACTCCAGAACTGTCTGAAATGCAAAGTGAAAATGCTGCTAATCAGATATGACCCAGGTCATCAACTCAACCGTGGTCATAGCCTCACATTCATGCATAGGATTATACTTTAGAGATATTCTGTTTCTAGTTAGGAACACTCCCTTAATCTTGAGGAGCCTGGGCTTTCACAGGGTCTGAGGAGCAAACACTCACTAAGCCGGTAGACAGATGTTATGTCAGTCTGAGCAAGCGTGTGGAGGAAGCTGGCACACTCAGCTTTCCTGTCACTTCCCGGGACGCCCAGAGAGCATCTTTCCTCATCACTGAAAAAGGTGGAGTTCTTGCTCCTGTATTGAGGCAAAAGACATGGACACAGATCAGTGCAAGGTTCCAGACATGACCCCTTCTCTTTTTGCCCTAGGACGTAGTGAAGGACACAGAGAAGCCATCAACCCACATGCCCAGAGCTGAACTCAGACTCCTCATCTCACTATtgtataatgtatttatttatactgcCAAGGAAGAAGAGCTGGTAGCACCTCATTTGTGCAGAACTGACCTCTGCCGTTGCTGAATTGATCAAAGTGGCAATGAAAACACCCCTCCTGTTAAAACTGCATCTCCCAAGAAAAACAAAGCCCCTTCCTTTGACTCCTACCCATTCTTTGAGATCACATGGTGACCATTTTTAAGGGAAGAAATAGGAACTGGCTGCCCTAAATGTAAGA includes these proteins:
- the SH3TC2 gene encoding SH3 domain and tetratricopeptide repeat-containing protein 2 codes for the protein MNAHVDRMLTQSQTAPAPAENWHLPKCVRGPDGETMAHSSLRSVCGQNPLPSGKETSSKDPAISTEIISLSENKEKCFLPQNMTPDLTLSFSVKSRSRRCVNGPLQEAARRRLWALENEDQEVRALFKDLSARLVCIQSQKAQFLITFKTMEEIWKFSTYLNLGYVSMCLEHLLFDHKYWLNCRLVEDTEIHVSVDDKHLETIYLGLLIQEGHFFCRATCSTAQPAEKEGEYLTLCKNELISVKTAEGEFEWEGVSLVTGQRGLVPVSALEPLPLPFHQWFLKNYPGSCGLSRKRDWTGSYQIGRGKCKAWKEYEREEKDELNFHQGESIEIIGFVIPGLQWFIGKSALSGEVGFVPTRNIDPDSYSPMSKNSTFFSDEERCSLGVPGSDRKAECASFLHTLAQTDITSVYRLSGFESIQSLPNDLSASQPEGFKETRPGGAWEEHQAVGSRQSSSSEDSSLEEELLSAASDTYHLPEPDDLDDPELLMDLNTGQEEEEAENFTPILAFLDHEGYADHFKSLYDFSFSFLTTSFYSYSEEDELVAYLEASRKWAKRSHMTWAHARLCFLLGRLSVRKVKLSQARVYFEEAIHILNGAFKDLSLAAALYINLAAIYLRQRLRHKGSGLLEKAGAMLVCLPDREYSAKSELDVVAYVLRQGIVSGSCPLEARACFLAVRLLLILGRHDEVLPFAERLQLLAGHPPTLDAAATILSFLYDKKYLPHLAVASVRQRGTQSTPGMALPIWQVHLVLQNTTKLLGIPSPSWGEVSALACPALRQALAACEEQVDQSTQRTLCLILSKVYLQHRSPDGAIHYLSQALMLGQLLSEQEAFESSLCLAWAYLLASQAKKALDILEPLLYSLKETESVTRKGVVHNLLGLALQGEGRVNRAANSYLWALNRAQEARDVRNQAVALANLGHLTLKSWAQQPARDYLLQAVQLYSKLQASMETDMELVQVLLWLAQVEVYRRQLASGRFCYEMALLFGLRHQHLKSQLQVTKSLCHFYSSVSPSPEACITYHEHWLALAQQLRDREMEGRLLESLGQLYRNLNTARSLRRSLTCIKESLRIFVDLGERDKAAEAWLGAGRLHYLMQEDELVELYLQAAIQKALKSEEPSLALRLYEEAGDVFFNGTRHRHRAVEYYRAGAVPLARRMKAVKTELRIFNKLTELQISLEGYEKALEFATLAARLSTVAGDQRQELVAFHRLATVYYSLHMYEMAEDCYLKTLSLCPPWLQSPKEALYYAKVYYRLGQLTFYQLKDAHDATEYFRLALAAAVLLGDEELQDIIRTRLDHICQSPLWHSSPSGRSSERARWLSGGGLAL